One stretch of Lucilia cuprina isolate Lc7/37 chromosome 6, ASM2204524v1, whole genome shotgun sequence DNA includes these proteins:
- the LOC111685089 gene encoding cytosolic non-specific dipeptidase-like isoform X3, whose translation MSELPSDLRQLFNFIDDNKSKYIDALRTAVAIQSVSVWPEKREEVNRMVRWTEDKLKELGAETRLADIGKETLANGEEIPLPKVLLATIGKDSKKNTVLVYGHLDVQPALKDDGWATEPFELTEIDGKLWGRGSTDDKGPVLCWIHAIEAYQKLNIDLPVNVKFVLEGMEESDSEGLDELLMSLKNDFLQDVDYVCISDNYWLGKTKPCLTYGLRGLVYFTIEIECAQKDLHSGVFGGTVHEAMPDVCWLLSSLVDKDTNILIPGINRDVAPLLHNELEIYDKIDHDVEEYKKDIGATKLPHNEDKSQLLMHRWRYPSLSIHGIEGAFSEAGAKTVIPAKVIGKFSIRLVDNQDPEHITECVNKYLNEKWAERGSPNKMIVKMISSSKPWSGDPNHAHYEAAKRAIKHVFHVEPDMTREGCSIPITLTLQEATGKNVILVPVGASDDGAHSQKEKIDIYNYIEGTKLLGTYLYEVGQLK comes from the exons atGTCCGAACTACCCAGTGATCTTAGGCAGTTGTTCAA TTTTATAGATGACAATAAATCGAAATATATTGATGCCTTAAGAACTGCCGTAGCCATACAATCTGTTTCGGTATGGCCCGAAAAACGAGAAGAGGTAAATCGTATGGTAAGATGGACTGaagataaattaaaagaattagGAGCTGAAACCAGATTGGCTGATATTGGTAAAGAAACTCTAGCAAATGGAGAAGAAATACCATTACCTAAAGTCCTATTGGCTACAATAGGAAAG GATTCGAAAAAGAATACTGTTTTAGTTTATGGTCACTTGGATGTTCAACCCGCTCTTAAAGATGACGGCTGGGCCACGGAACCCTTTGAACTAACCGAAATAGATGGTAAATTATGGGGTCGTGGTTCGACTGATGACAAAGGCCCAGTTCTTTGTTGGATACATGCCATTGAAGCATATCAAAAGTTAAATATTGATTTACCTGTcaatgttaaatttgttttggaGGGAATGGAAGAGAGTGATAGCGAAGGTTTAGATGAGCTGCTTATGAGtcttaaaaatgattttcttcAAGATGTTGATTATGTTTGTATATCGGATAACTATTGGTTGGGCAAAACTAAACCCTGTCTAACCTATGGTCTACGTGGTTTAGTATACTTTACCATTGAAATTGAATGTGCTCAAAAGGATTTACATAGTGGTGTATTTGGTGGTACTGTGCATGAGGCTATGCCTGATGTGTGTTGGCTTTTAAGTAGTTTAGTAGATAAAGATACTAATATTCTAATACCGGGCATTAATAGAGAT gTTGCTCCTTTATTACACAATGAACTggaaatttatgataaaatagATCATGATGTTGAGGAATATAa aaaagatATCGGTGCAACTAAATTGCCTCACAACGAGGATAAATCCCAATTGTTAATGCATAGATGGCGTTATCCCTCTTTATCGATACACGGCATTGAGGGTGCCTTCTCAGAAGCCGGTGCCAAAACGGTAATACCTGCCAAAGTTATAGGTAAATTCTCAATACGTTTAGTAGACAACCAAGATCCCGAACATATAACCGAATGTGTTAATAAATATCTAAATGAGAAATGGGCCGAACGTGGTTCACCCAATAAAATGATAGTGAAAATGATAAGTTCGTCTAAACCATGGTCTGGTGATCCCAATCATGCTCATTATGAAGCTGCGAAGAGGGCAATAAAACATGTCTTTCACGTCGAACCTGATATGACACGCGAAGGTTGTTCTATACCCATTACCTTGACGTTGCAAGAGGCTACgggaaaaaatgttattctagtACCGGTGGGAGCCAGTGATGATGGTGCTCATTCTCAAAAGGAAAAGattgatatttataattatattgaaggg actaaactcttGGGAACTTATTTGTATGAAGTTGgtcaattaaaataa
- the LOC111685091 gene encoding mitochondrial chaperone BCS1: MPLSEIIGSLSTNPYFGAGFGLFGIGAGAAILRKGLQGGLVLFRRHFMITLEVPCRDKSYQWLLQWITTRGARETQHLSVETSFVQKDTGKVQTKYDFIPSIGKHLMYYRGVWIQVERNREQQTLDLHMGVPWESVTLTAFGRNKQLYFDILEDARQLALEATEGKTIMYTAMGPEWRPFGHPRRRRPVSSVVLDKGVSEQIISDCKEFISNSQWYTDRGIPYRRGYLLYGPPGCGKSSFITALAGELEYGICLLNLSERGLTDDRLNHLLNVAPEQSIILLEDVDAAFASREDVSKQSAAYDGLNRVTFSGLLNCLDGVASTEARIVFMTTNYLDRLDPALIRPGRVDVQTYVGFCSEYQLVEMFKRFYKQEDNSVNDYASDFAKAVLAVGKPVSPAQIQGYFMKHKTAAAKDVVNNLSQIWNKEKIV, encoded by the coding sequence ATGCCGTTAAGCGAGATAATAGGCAGTTTGTCAACTAATCCATATTTTGGAGCTGGATTTGGTTTGTTTGGTATAGGCGCTGGTGCAGCAATATTGCGAAAAGGTCTTCAAGGtggtttggtactttttcgacgACATTTTATGATAACTTTAGAAGTTCCTTGTCGCGACAAGTCATATCAATGGCTTCTTCAATGGATAACGACTAGAGGCGCTCGGGAAACGCAACATTTAAGCGTTGAGACATCGTTTGTTCAGAAAGACACGGGGAAAGTCCAAACAAAATATGATTTCATTCCTAGTATAGGAAAGCATTTAATGTATTATCGTGGCGTTTGGATTCAGGTGGAAAGAAATCGTGAACAACAGACACTTGATTTGCATATGGGTGTGCCATGGGAGTCAGTAACTCTTACTGCCTTCGGTCGTAATAAGCAgctatattttgatattttagaaGATGCTCGACAACTTGCCTTAGAAGCAACAGAAGGAAAAACTATTATGTATACTGCTATGGGTCCGGAGTGGAGACCATTTGGGCATCCGCGCAGACGTCGACCAGTATCTTCGGTTGTTCTCGACAAGGGAGTAAGTGAGCAAATCATTTCAGATTGTAAAGAATTCATAAGTAATTCGCAATGGTACACTGACCGGGGAATTCCTTATCGCAGAGGTTATTTACTATATGGACCTCCTGGTTGCGGTAAATCTAGTTTTATTACGGCATTAGCTGGTGAATTAGAGTATGGAATAtgtcttttaaatttatcagaAAGAGGTTTAACAGACGATCGCCTTAATCACCTGCTAAATGTTGCACCAGAACAGTCCATTATTCTATTGGAGGATGTTGATGCTGCTTTTGCTTCTCGTGAAGATGTTTCAAAACAATCTGCCGCATATGATGGTTTAAATAGAGTAACATTTAGTGGTCTACTCAACTGTCTAGATGGTGTCGCCTCTACTGAAGCGCGCATAGTATTTATGACCACCAACTATCTAGATCGTTTAGATCCTGCTCTGATAAGACCAGGTCGAGTTGATGTGCAAACATATGTAGGTTTCTGTTCGGAATATCAACTAGTGGAAATGTTTAAAAGATTCTACAAGCAGGAGGATAATTCTGTTAATGATTATGCTAGCGATTTTGCCAAGGCTGTACTAGCTGTTGGCAAACCCGTTAGTCCTGCTCAGATTCAAGGCTACTTTATGAAACATAAGACAGCTGCCGCTAAAGATGTTGTAAATAATTTGTCACAAAtttggaataaagaaaaaattgtgtaa
- the LOC111685079 gene encoding rRNA 2'-O-methyltransferase fibrillarin isoform X1: MGKPGFSPRGGGGGGRGGGGFGGRGGGGGRGGGGGGGRGGFGGRGGGGGRGGGGGRGGFGGRGGGGGRGGGRGGGGRGGGRGGGAGGFKGGKTVVIEPHRHEGVFIARGKEDALVTRNFVPGSEVYGEKRISVETNGEKVEYRVWNPFRSKLAAAILGGVDKIHMPPGSKVLYLGGASGTTVSHVSDIVGPEGLVYAVEFSHRSGRDLINVAKKRTNIIPIIEDARHPHKYRMLVGMVDTIFADVAQPDQGRIVALNAQHFLKNGGHFVISIKASCIDSTAQPEAVFAAEVKKMQADKLKPQEQITLEPYERDHAVVVGVYRPPPKSS, translated from the coding sequence atgggtAAACCAGGATTCTCACCTAGAGGAGGTGGTGGTGGAGGCCGTGGAGGTGGCGGATTTGGTGGCCGTGGAGGCGGTGGTGGTCGTGGAGGTGGTGGCGGCGGTGGCCGTGGAGGTTTTGGTGGTAGAGGAGGCGGTGGTGGCCGTGGAGGTGGCGGCGGTCGCGGTGGATTTGGTGGTAGAGGAGGTGGTGGCGGTCGCGGTGGTGGCCGTGGAGGTGGCGGACGTGGTGGTGGCCGCGGTGGCGGTGCTGGAGGCTTCAAAGGTGGCAAAACAGTTGTTATTGAGCCCCATCGTCATGAAGGTGTTTTCATTGCTCGTGGCAAGGAAGATGCTTTGGTTACACGCAATTTCGTACCTGGCTCCGAAGTTTATGGAGAAAAACGTATTTCAGTCGAAACAAATGGTGAGAAAGTTGAATACAGAGTATGGAATCCTTTCCGTTCTAAGTTAGCCGCTGCCATCTTGGGTGGTGTTGACAAAATACACATGCCTCCTGGTTCTAAAGTATTGTACTTGGGTGGTGCCTCTGGTACAACAGTCTCCCATGTGTCTGATATTGTTGGCCCTGAAGGTTTGGTCTATGCCGTCGAATTCTCCCACCGTTCTGGTCGTGATTTAATTAACGTAGCAAAGAAACGTACAAACATTATACCCATCATTGAAGATGCTCGTCATCCCCACAAATATCGCATGCTCGTCGGTATGGTCGACACCATATTCGCTGATGTTGCCCAACCCGATCAAGGTCGTATTGTAGCTTTGAATGCCCAACATTTCCTTAAGAATGGTGGCCATTTCGTTATTTCCATCAAAGCCTCTTGTATCGATTCGACCGCCCAGCCTGAAGCTGTATTCGCTGCTGAAGTCAAAAAGATGCAAGCTGATAAATTGAAACCCCAGGAACAGATTACACTTGAACCTTATGAACGTGATCACGCTGTAGTCGTTGGTGTTTATAGACCGCCTCCTAAGAGCTCATAA
- the LOC111685079 gene encoding rRNA 2'-O-methyltransferase fibrillarin isoform X2, whose translation MGKPGFSPRGGGGGGRGGGGFGGRGGGGGRGGGGGGRGGFGGRGGGGGRGGGRGGGGRGGGRGGGAGGFKGGKTVVIEPHRHEGVFIARGKEDALVTRNFVPGSEVYGEKRISVETNGEKVEYRVWNPFRSKLAAAILGGVDKIHMPPGSKVLYLGGASGTTVSHVSDIVGPEGLVYAVEFSHRSGRDLINVAKKRTNIIPIIEDARHPHKYRMLVGMVDTIFADVAQPDQGRIVALNAQHFLKNGGHFVISIKASCIDSTAQPEAVFAAEVKKMQADKLKPQEQITLEPYERDHAVVVGVYRPPPKSS comes from the exons atgggtAAACCAGGATTCTCACCTAGAGGAGGTGGTGGTGGAGGCCGTGGAGGTGGCGGATTTGGTGGCCGTGGAGGCGGTGGTGGTCGTGGAGGTG GTGGCGGCGGTCGCGGTGGATTTGGTGGTAGAGGAGGTGGTGGCGGTCGCGGTGGTGGCCGTGGAGGTGGCGGACGTGGTGGTGGCCGCGGTGGCGGTGCTGGAGGCTTCAAAGGTGGCAAAACAGTTGTTATTGAGCCCCATCGTCATGAAGGTGTTTTCATTGCTCGTGGCAAGGAAGATGCTTTGGTTACACGCAATTTCGTACCTGGCTCCGAAGTTTATGGAGAAAAACGTATTTCAGTCGAAACAAATGGTGAGAAAGTTGAATACAGAGTATGGAATCCTTTCCGTTCTAAGTTAGCCGCTGCCATCTTGGGTGGTGTTGACAAAATACACATGCCTCCTGGTTCTAAAGTATTGTACTTGGGTGGTGCCTCTGGTACAACAGTCTCCCATGTGTCTGATATTGTTGGCCCTGAAGGTTTGGTCTATGCCGTCGAATTCTCCCACCGTTCTGGTCGTGATTTAATTAACGTAGCAAAGAAACGTACAAACATTATACCCATCATTGAAGATGCTCGTCATCCCCACAAATATCGCATGCTCGTCGGTATGGTCGACACCATATTCGCTGATGTTGCCCAACCCGATCAAGGTCGTATTGTAGCTTTGAATGCCCAACATTTCCTTAAGAATGGTGGCCATTTCGTTATTTCCATCAAAGCCTCTTGTATCGATTCGACCGCCCAGCCTGAAGCTGTATTCGCTGCTGAAGTCAAAAAGATGCAAGCTGATAAATTGAAACCCCAGGAACAGATTACACTTGAACCTTATGAACGTGATCACGCTGTAGTCGTTGGTGTTTATAGACCGCCTCCTAAGAGCTCATAA
- the LOC111685089 gene encoding cytosolic non-specific dipeptidase-like isoform X1 yields MSELPSDLNQLFNFIDDNKSKYIDALRTAVAIQSVSVWPEKREEVDRMVRWTEDKLKELGAETRLADIGKETLANGEEIPLPKVLLATIGKDSKKNTVLVYGHLDVQPALKEDGWATEPFELTEIDGKLWGRGSTDDKGPVLCWIHAIEAYQKLNIDLPVNVKFVLEGMEESDSEGLDELLMSLKNDFLQDVDYVCISDNYWLGKTKPCLTYGLRGLVYYYIEIECAQKDLHSGVFGGTVHEAMPDLCWLLSTLVDKNTKILIPGIERDIVPLLDNELEMYDKIDFDVEEYKNDVGSVSLPHNENKSQLLMHRWRYPSLSIHGIEGAFSEAGAKTVIPAKVIGKFSIRLVDNQDPDHITECVLKYLNEKWIERGSPNKMNVKLINSAKSWSGDPNHPHYEAAKRAMNHVFNVEPDMIREGGSIPITLTLQEATGKSVILVPVGASDDGAHSQKEKIDIYNYIEGTKLLGAYLYEVGQLN; encoded by the exons ATGTCCGAACTTCCCAGTGATCTAAACCAGTTGTTCAA ttttatagatGACAATAAATCGAAATATATTGATGCCTTAAGAACTGCCGTAGCCATACAATCTGTTTCGGTATGGCCCGAAAAACGAGAAGAGGTAGATCGTATGGTAAGATGGACTGaagataaattaaaagaattagGAGCTGAAACCAGATTGGCTGATATTGGTAAAGAAACTCTAGCAAATGGAGAAGAAATACCATTACCTAAAGTCCTATTGGCTACAATAGGAAAG GATTCGAAAAAGAACACTGTTTTAGTTTATGGTCACTTGGATGTTCAACCCGCTCTTAAAGAAGACGGCTGGGCCACGGAACCCTTCGAACTAACCGAAATAGATGGTAAATTATGGGGTCGTGGTTCGACTGATGACAAGGGCCCAGTTCTCTGTTGGATACATGCCATTGAGGCATATCAAAAGTTAAATATTGATTTACCAGTCAATGTTAAGTTTGTTTTGGAAGGAATGGAAGAGAGTGATAGTGAAGGTTTAGATGAGCTGCTTATGAGtcttaaaaatgattttctgCAAGATGTTGATTACGTTTGCATTTCGGATAATTATTGGTTAGGCAAAACAAAACCCTGTCTCACCTATGGTCTACGTGGTTTGGTCTATTATTACATTGAAATTGAATGTGCTCAAAAGGATTTACATAGTGGTGTATTTGGTGGGACTGTACACGAGGCCATGCCTGATTTGTGTTGGCTTTTAAGTACTTTAGTGGATAAAAATACTAAGATTCTAATACCGGGTATTGAAAGAGAT ATTGTTCCTTTGTTAGACAATGAGCTGGAAATGTATGACAAAATTGATTTTGATGTGGAGGAATACAA AAATGATGTCGGTTCTGTTAGTTTGCCTCACAACGAGAACAAATCCCAATTATTAATGCACAGATGGCGTTATCCCTCTTTATCAATACACGGCATTGAAGGTGCCTTCTCAGAAGCCGGTGCTAAAACGGTTATACCTGCCAAAGTTATAGGTAAATTCTCAATACGTTTAGTAGACAATCAAGATCCTGATCATATAACCGAATGTGTTCTTAAATATCTAAATGAGAAATGGATCGAACGTGGTTCACCCAATAAAATGAAtgtgaaattaataaattctgCTAAATCTTGGTCTGGTGATCCAAATCATCCTCATTATGAGGCTGCTAAACGGGCCATGAACCATGTCTTTAATGTCGAGCCAGATATGATACGTGAAGGCGGTTCTATACCAATAACTTTGACCTTGCAAGAGGCAACGGGAAAAAGTGTTATTTTAGTGCCGGTGGGAGCCAGTGATGATGGTGCCCATTCTCAAAAggaaaaaattgatatttataattatattgaagga acAAAACTTCTGGGGGCTTATTTATATGAAGTCGGCCAATTAAATTAG
- the LOC111685089 gene encoding cytosolic non-specific dipeptidase-like isoform X2: MSELPSDLNQLFNFIDDNKSKYIDALRTAVAIQSVSVWPEKREEVNRMVRWTEDKLKELGAETRLADIGKETLANGEEIPLPKVLLATIGKDSKKNTVLVYGHLDVQPALKDDGWATEPFELTEIDGKLWGRGSTDDKGPVLCWIHAIEAYQKLNIDLPVNVKFVLEGMEESDSEGLDELLMSLKNDFLQDVDYVCISDNYWLGKTKPCLTYGLRGLVYFTIEIECAQKDLHSGVFGGTVHEAMPDVCWLLSSLVDKDTNILIPGINRDVAPLLHNELEIYDKIDHDVEEYKKDIGATKLPHNEDKSQLLMHRWRYPSLSIHGIEGAFSEAGAKTVIPAKVIGKFSIRLVDNQDPEHITECVNKYLNEKWAERGSPNKMIVKMISSSKPWSGDPNHAHYEAAKRAIKHVFHVEPDMTREGCSIPITLTLQEATGKNVILVPVGASDDGAHSQKEKIDIYNYIEGTKLLGTYLYEVGQLK, from the exons ATGTCCGAACTTCCCAGTGATCTAAACCAGTTGTTCAA TTTTATAGATGACAATAAATCGAAATATATTGATGCCTTAAGAACTGCCGTAGCCATACAATCTGTTTCGGTATGGCCCGAAAAACGAGAAGAGGTAAATCGTATGGTAAGATGGACTGaagataaattaaaagaattagGAGCTGAAACCAGATTGGCTGATATTGGTAAAGAAACTCTAGCAAATGGAGAAGAAATACCATTACCTAAAGTCCTATTGGCTACAATAGGAAAG GATTCGAAAAAGAATACTGTTTTAGTTTATGGTCACTTGGATGTTCAACCCGCTCTTAAAGATGACGGCTGGGCCACGGAACCCTTTGAACTAACCGAAATAGATGGTAAATTATGGGGTCGTGGTTCGACTGATGACAAAGGCCCAGTTCTTTGTTGGATACATGCCATTGAAGCATATCAAAAGTTAAATATTGATTTACCTGTcaatgttaaatttgttttggaGGGAATGGAAGAGAGTGATAGCGAAGGTTTAGATGAGCTGCTTATGAGtcttaaaaatgattttcttcAAGATGTTGATTATGTTTGTATATCGGATAACTATTGGTTGGGCAAAACTAAACCCTGTCTAACCTATGGTCTACGTGGTTTAGTATACTTTACCATTGAAATTGAATGTGCTCAAAAGGATTTACATAGTGGTGTATTTGGTGGTACTGTGCATGAGGCTATGCCTGATGTGTGTTGGCTTTTAAGTAGTTTAGTAGATAAAGATACTAATATTCTAATACCGGGCATTAATAGAGAT gTTGCTCCTTTATTACACAATGAACTggaaatttatgataaaatagATCATGATGTTGAGGAATATAa aaaagatATCGGTGCAACTAAATTGCCTCACAACGAGGATAAATCCCAATTGTTAATGCATAGATGGCGTTATCCCTCTTTATCGATACACGGCATTGAGGGTGCCTTCTCAGAAGCCGGTGCCAAAACGGTAATACCTGCCAAAGTTATAGGTAAATTCTCAATACGTTTAGTAGACAACCAAGATCCCGAACATATAACCGAATGTGTTAATAAATATCTAAATGAGAAATGGGCCGAACGTGGTTCACCCAATAAAATGATAGTGAAAATGATAAGTTCGTCTAAACCATGGTCTGGTGATCCCAATCATGCTCATTATGAAGCTGCGAAGAGGGCAATAAAACATGTCTTTCACGTCGAACCTGATATGACACGCGAAGGTTGTTCTATACCCATTACCTTGACGTTGCAAGAGGCTACgggaaaaaatgttattctagtACCGGTGGGAGCCAGTGATGATGGTGCTCATTCTCAAAAGGAAAAGattgatatttataattatattgaaggg actaaactcttGGGAACTTATTTGTATGAAGTTGgtcaattaaaataa
- the LOC111685072 gene encoding 60S ribosomal protein L29: protein MAKSKNHTNHNQNRKAHRNGIKRPMRKRHESTMGMDVKFLTNQRFARKNNLSRAEADKRFKERVAEQAGKKKPVSLQ, encoded by the exons ATGGCCAAGTCAAAGAATCACACTAACCACAACCAAAACCGTAAGGCCCATCGCAATGGCATCAAGCGCCCAATGCGTAAACGCCACGAATCTACCATGGGT atGGATGTCAAATTCTTGACCAACCAACGTTTTGCCCGCAAGAACAACTTGTCTCGCGCTGAAGCCGACAAACGTTTCAAGGAACGTGTTGCCGAACAAGCTGGCAAGAAGAAGCCCGTTTCTCTACAATAG
- the LOC111685071 gene encoding queuosine salvage protein has translation MSQIPLLPRESGEFIVKNAKYIKVKPEGIENLCQEIIKGIQDQRINVNNFSQHDLHPKPTDAYALEWIFVVDTLNFCFWTPTDYTKYKVMGYTGYFALCAALNRAMQEGLDITNAEYYSKITMDTVKHIFRSDDGITMVPLLEERLKCFHEVGQRLLEKWQGKFENVIKAAEGSALNLLKLVVQEFPCFRDEADFCGQRVALYKRAQILVGDVWACFRGEGLGAFKDLYQITMFADYRVPQVLVHFGSLEYNEELMQLLKSDELLKNGDPREVEIRGASIYIVEQVKDKVLQVLEEKHPNISKDHVNSILIDHFLWDYRRQYAKELEYIPFHKVLSVYY, from the exons atgtCTCAAATTCCTTTATTACCTCGAGAATCTGGAGAATTTATAGTGAAAAATGCTaaatatattaaagtaaaacCAGAAGGCATTGAAAATCTTTGCCAAGAAATAATTAAAGGCATACAAGACCAGCGCatcaatgtaaacaatttttcgCAGCATGATTTGCATCCAAAACCCACAGATGCTTATGCTTTGGAGTGGATATTTGTGGTGGATACATTGAATTTTTGCTTTTGGACGCCCA CTGACTATACCAAATATAAGGTAATGGGATATACTGGTTATTTTGCTCTCTGTGCTGCCCTTAATCGAGCCATGCAGGAAGGCTTAGATATAACAAATGCTGAATACTATAGTAAAATTACCATGGACACTGTTAAACATATATTCCGTTCTGATGATGGAATCACTATGGTGCCTTTGCTGGAAGaacgtttaaaatgttttcatgaAGTTGGCCAGAGACTTTTGGAGAAGTGGCAgggaaaatttgaaaatgtgaTTAAAGCAGCCGAGGGATCagctttaaatttgttaaaacttgTTGTCCAGGAATTTCCTTGCTTTAGGGACGAAGCTGATTTTTGCGGTCAACGTGTAGCATTATACAAAAGGGCTCAAATTCTTGTAGGAGATGTATGGGCTTGTTTCAGGGGTGAGGGTTTGGGAgcatttaaagatttatatCAAATCACCATGTTTGCTGACTACCGTGTACCACAAGTGCTGGTACATTTTGGTTCGTTAGAGTACAATGAAGAATTAATGCAGCTATTAAAATCTGATGAATTGCTAAAGAATGGAGATCCCCGCGAGGTAGAAATAAGAGGAGCTTCCATTTACATAGTCGAACAAGTTAAGGACAAGGTACTGCAAGTACTAGAAGAAAAACATCCCAATATATCCAAAGATCATGTTAATTCCATACTAATTGACCATTTCCTTTGGGATTACCGACGCCAATATGCCAAAGAATTGGAATATATACCATTCCATAAAGTATTAAGTGTCTactattaa